The DNA sequence GTCCTGGCGCTGCCAGAGCTGTTCAAACTCCTCTGAAGCGGCCCTGAACTTGGCCAGGTACTGCTGCCAGATTGGGGTATCAGGGGCACCGGCCATATTGGCTCGAAAGAAGGCCACCAGCTTCGGCAGCACCTGCTCTTTGGACACTATGCTCTGGCGCCAGTTGGCATTGGTAAGGCTCAGGTAAATGCAGTTGCGGTCGGCCGGGGCAATGTCCCCAAGCTCCACCCGGGTCAGGTCGCAATAGGCCCTGTTGAAGCCGACGATATCCAGGCGGGCATTGACCATCAGGGCCGGCAAGGGGTCCAACTGGTCCAGCAGTATTTGGTTGGCCAGGGACACCTGCTGGCAGGGAACCTTGGCCTCCACGGGCTCGGGCTGGCCGGCCAGGCGGAACACATGGCGCTTCTCGGCAACGGTGCATTGCAGGGCGGTGGTGATCGCCTCCAGTGCCTTGCTGGACGCTTTGACGGCGCGGCCCTGTTCCAGCCAGGTGTACCAGGTGGCGCTGACATCGGCCAGTTGCGCCACTTCTTCCCGGCGCAGCCCTGGGGTACGGCGCCGACCCACCTGGGGCAGGCCCAGGCGCTTGGGATCCAGGCTTTCACGGCGTGAACGCAGGAAGGCGGCCAGTTCGACGTTAGGGGTGGTGTTATGGTCCATGACAGGGCTCCGACAGGTAGTTTTTATACCAGGATAAGCAAGCACTGGTACCAGGTTAAACTGGGGAGCAGACTGCCAGCCTTTGCTGTTGCTGACAAGGTGAAACCATGAGCAATGCCCCTTCCCAACCGCAATTGGCCTGGCCCGGTATCTTGGTGCTGCTGGCCGGGCAATTGCTGCCTTTGGTGGATTTTTCCATTATCAATGTCGCCCTTGGCGCCATCAGCGCCGATCTGGGGGCCAGCCATACCGAGCTGGAGCTGGTGGTGGCGGTTTATGGCATCGCCTTTGCGGTCAGCCTGGCCCTGGGCGGGCGCCTGGGGGACCGCCTTGGCCGGCGCCGCCTCTTTAGCCTCGGCGTGGCACTGTTTGGCCTGGCGTCTTTGTTCTGCGCCCTGGCCACGTCTGTGCCCATGTT is a window from the Gallaecimonas xiamenensis 3-C-1 genome containing:
- a CDS encoding helix-turn-helix transcriptional regulator, translating into MDHNTTPNVELAAFLRSRRESLDPKRLGLPQVGRRRTPGLRREEVAQLADVSATWYTWLEQGRAVKASSKALEAITTALQCTVAEKRHVFRLAGQPEPVEAKVPCQQVSLANQILLDQLDPLPALMVNARLDIVGFNRAYCDLTRVELGDIAPADRNCIYLSLTNANWRQSIVSKEQVLPKLVAFFRANMAGAPDTPIWQQYLAKFRAASEEFEQLWQRQDVDCVTNLQKRYYHPAVGEMELQQSNWWSAPRNGDRLLVCVPVNEQSRAALARVTVRP